In Amphiura filiformis chromosome 2, Afil_fr2py, whole genome shotgun sequence, one DNA window encodes the following:
- the LOC140138092 gene encoding uncharacterized protein, with product MRRACPPACGHALAPINQAPAMGQIAERPHDNCEKANSYVKPFCRSCDRRIKQQKINYDSKPNYTRVRVPTKTPTPGADTDSEKSNDGLSSKPQGRDKADICGSKRSNLMNCKKIVTISTMNVRTIREQRCSEELVCSLMAYNIDILGIQEHRIVHKEPVRYDNILGQTLITTSAVTNRAGAATGGVGIVLSSSTKSSLASVTQHTDRILAANFQGNPATTVIDTYCPTNVDNEDNIETHYDNLRRAIDSILAHNVLVIVGDFNGRVGTGDANYTYHDTTNRNGKYMVDLAIEKNLIIANTYFRKRNGNLWTYMSPPGSKYQLDYVLIRKKWKNSLLNAEAYSTFSSIGSDHRIVSARIRLSLRKSKALSRKKHYDWRVLCSNNKLQQQYTIEVRNRFQPPEDINENATERYERFISATAEPTEKIIPVRKKIRKACFSSDHRVTTARQKIKNAYETYQECTTEDKRLGYNQTKSELAGAYNQAIEDDLIIKLREVKMAHDNCKHSQSWRLINDITGRKSSMRGQLKGDTQMERVNWYHHFIIEGEDDTIEPITDDLTIEVGPFSHE from the coding sequence CGGCCACACGACAACTGTGAGAAGGCAAACTCCTATGTTAAACCATTCTGTAGGAGTTGCGACCGCAGAATTAAGCAGCAAAAGATAAACTATGACAGCAAACCTAACTACACTAGGGTTAGAGTCCCTACAAAAACACCAACTCCTGGAGCTGACACGGATTCTGAGAAATCAAATGATGGCTTGTCCTCAAAGCCGCAAGGAAGGGACAAGGCTGACATATGTGGAAGCAAAAGGAGTAACCTTATGAACTGCAAGAAAATTGTCACAATCTCCACCATGAATGTGAGGACCATCAGAGAACAAAGATGCAGCGAGGAACTAGTGTGCAGCTTAATGGCATACAACATAGACATCCTGGGGATACAGGAACATCGTATAGTCCACAAGGAACCAGTCAGATATGATAACATACTTGGCCAGACGCTAATTACAACTTCAGCTGTCACAAATAGAGCAGGTGCAGCAACTGGCGGAGTTGGCATCGTTCTCAGTTCTAGTACAAAAAGCTCACTAGCTAGCGTGACACAACACACAGACCGTATCCTGGCTGCCAACTTTCAGGGTAACCCAGCAACAACAGTAATAGATACCTATTGTCCAACTAACGTGGACAATGAAGACAACATTGAAACACACTATGACAACTTAAGAAGAGCCATTGATTCCATCCTAGCTCACAATGTCCTTGTTATAGTAGGAGACTTCAATGGTAGAGTTGGAACTGGAGATGCAAATTATACCTATCATGACACAACCAACAGAAATGGAAAGTATATGGTAGATTTGGCAATTGAGAAAAACCTCATTATTGCTAATACCTACTTCCGAAAGAGGAATGGAAACTTGTGGACGTACATGAGCCCACCGGGAAGCAAATATCAACTGGACTATGTTCTGATTCGGAAAAAGTGGAAGAACAGCTTGCTGAACGCTGAAGCTTATAGCACCTTTTCCAGCATAGGATCTGATCATAGGATTGTATCAGCAAGGATCAGACTAAGTCTAAGAAAGAGCAAGGCTTTGTCAAGAAAGAAACACTACGACTGGAGGGTACTGTGTTCAAACAACAAGTTACAGCAGCAATACACAATTGAGGTACGCAACAGATTCCAGCCTCCAGAAGACATCAATGAAAATGCAACCGAGCGATATGAGAGATTCATAAGCGCCACTGCAGAACCAACAGAGAAGATCATCCCTGTTAgaaagaaaatcaggaaggcGTGTTTCTCAAGTGATCACAGAGTAACAACAGCAAGACAGAAAATCAAGAATGCTTATGAGACATATCAAGAATGCACAACCGAAGACAAGAGGCTCGGTTATAATCAGACAAAGTCTGAACTAGCAGGAGCCTATAATCAGGCAATAGAGGATGATCTCATCATCAAGCTGAGAGAAGTTAAAATGGCTCATGACAACTGTAAACACAGTCAGAGTTGGAGACTGATTAATGACATTACAGGAAGAAAATCTTCAATGAGGGGCCAGCTGAAAGGAGACACTCAGATGGAAAGGGTTAACTGGTACCATCATTTCATTATAGAGGGAGAAGATGATACGATAGAGCCCATCACAGATGATCTCACGATTGAGGTTGGTCCTTTTAGCCATGAATGA